Proteins encoded in a region of the Zunongwangia endophytica genome:
- the bshA gene encoding N-acetyl-alpha-D-glucosaminyl L-malate synthase BshA translates to MKIAIVCYPTFGGSGVVATELGLALSKRGHEVHFITYKQPVRLDQLSSNVKFHEVHVPDYPLFHYQPYELALSSKLVNMVKLHGIELLHVHYAIPHAYAGYMAKKMLEDQGIHIPMVTTLHGTDITLVGNHPFYKPAVTFSINASDMVTSVSESLRKDTLELFEIKKEIKVIPNFIDASKYQEKTFTNCQRELMAEGDEKIITHISNFRKVKRIQDTIKVFYEVQKSLKCRLMMVGEGPEKEKAEALAEELGIQDKVMFLGQSHEIDKILCFSDLFLLTSKRESFGLAALEAMINSVPVVSSNTGGLPEVNQQGVSGYLCDVGDVKGMAKKAISILSDNETLKTFKRNARKVAATFDINQIVPMYETMYSELLEKSTKKVEN, encoded by the coding sequence ATGAAAATAGCAATAGTGTGTTATCCCACTTTTGGTGGTAGTGGAGTAGTGGCAACAGAACTTGGCCTGGCGCTATCAAAAAGAGGTCACGAAGTTCATTTTATAACCTATAAGCAGCCGGTACGATTAGATCAATTATCCAGCAATGTAAAGTTTCACGAAGTTCACGTACCAGATTATCCTTTGTTTCACTATCAACCTTACGAGTTGGCTTTAAGTAGTAAACTGGTAAACATGGTGAAATTGCACGGTATAGAGTTGTTGCATGTTCATTATGCTATTCCACATGCTTATGCTGGTTATATGGCTAAAAAAATGCTGGAAGATCAGGGAATTCATATTCCGATGGTAACTACACTACATGGTACAGATATTACGCTTGTAGGCAATCATCCTTTTTACAAACCTGCCGTGACATTTAGTATAAATGCCAGTGATATGGTGACTTCAGTTTCTGAAAGTCTACGGAAGGATACTCTTGAACTTTTCGAAATCAAGAAAGAAATAAAAGTAATTCCTAATTTTATTGATGCGTCTAAATATCAGGAAAAAACGTTTACCAATTGTCAGCGAGAATTGATGGCAGAGGGTGACGAAAAGATTATTACGCATATTAGTAACTTCAGGAAAGTAAAACGAATTCAGGATACGATCAAGGTTTTTTACGAAGTTCAGAAGAGTTTAAAATGCCGTTTAATGATGGTAGGTGAAGGACCCGAAAAAGAAAAAGCCGAAGCTTTGGCAGAAGAGCTTGGCATTCAGGATAAAGTGATGTTTTTAGGGCAAAGCCACGAAATTGACAAGATTCTTTGTTTTTCAGACTTATTTTTACTGACGTCAAAAAGAGAAAGTTTTGGACTAGCGGCTCTAGAAGCTATGATAAATAGTGTGCCTGTAGTTTCTAGTAATACTGGAGGATTGCCAGAAGTTAACCAACAAGGAGTTTCAGGTTATTTATGTGATGTAGGTGATGTAAAAGGAATGGCCAAAAAAGCAATTTCTATACTAAGTGATAACGAGACGCTAAAAACCTTCAAGCGAAACGCAAGAAAAGTTGCAGCTACTTTTGATATTAATCAAATTGTGCCCATGTACGAAACAATGTATTCTGAACTTTTAGAAAAAAGCACAAAAAAAGTGGAAAATTAA
- a CDS encoding FAD-binding and (Fe-S)-binding domain-containing protein, which yields MEKKLQQLATRLDGQLFFDKLWRSIYATDASVYRELPLAVCYPKNEKDIKELILFAKENKTSLIPRTAGTSLAGQCVGTGIVVDVSKNFTKILSLDTENKTVTLQPGVIRDDLNRMLKEYGLFFGPNTSTSNRCMVGGMVGNNSSGTTSIKYGTTREKTVALKTILSDGSEAEFKAIPKEEFQEKLKFDNLEGDIYRNISEILSSEENKAEIIKEFPPKELHRRNTGYAIDELIYSDAFSEDSNEPLNICHLLAGSEGTLAFTTELTLQLDDLQPPEAAMIASHYRSIEGCLQDVASTMEHSLFTCEMMDKTILDCTKQNIKYRENRFFIQDDPEAILMLEVRANTADELQEKTKALLNTLEENGISYANPILYGEQINMASELRKAGLGLLANIVGDKKAVACIEDTAVALPVLADYIKEFSQIMKSYEQNAVYYAHAGAGELHLRPILDLKKTEDVKLFRKITTDVAKLVKKYNGSMSGEHGDGRVRAEFVEMMVGSKNYALLKQVKAAFDPENIFNPGKIIDAPAMDTSLRYQPDRKEPQIKTLMNFDESKGILRLAEQCNGSGDCRKSAESGGTMCPSYRATKDEKDTTRARANTLREFLTNSDKENKFSHKEIKEAFDLCISCKGCKSECPSSVDVAALKAEFQYQYQKENGFSNRSKAFANNGKMNKMASKVSGVANFMFSNSVTSGIAKKVMGVAPQRTLPKLAKMTLKSYFEKNKDRLKPQNPIKSVYFFNDEFTNFLDAEIGFDALELLSKLNYKVIFTDHEESGRAHISKGFLEEAKEMANKNVSIFSNLVSEDQPLLGLEPSAILTFRDEYLRLADDQEKATALSKNCFIIEEFLKKEIALGNIKKEHFTSEEKNIKVHGHCHQKALSNTAVTFDVLNFPENYKVTIIPSGCCGMAGSFGYEKEHYEVSMAVGEQTLFPAVRKASEETIISANGTSCRHQIYDGTKRNAQHPVSILLNALKA from the coding sequence ATGGAAAAGAAACTTCAGCAATTAGCAACGCGTTTAGATGGTCAGTTATTTTTTGATAAACTTTGGCGATCAATTTATGCTACCGATGCCTCTGTTTATAGAGAACTACCATTAGCGGTATGTTATCCTAAAAACGAAAAAGATATAAAAGAGCTTATTCTTTTTGCTAAAGAAAATAAGACATCGTTAATTCCCAGAACAGCCGGAACCTCACTTGCAGGGCAATGTGTAGGAACAGGGATTGTGGTAGATGTTTCTAAGAACTTCACGAAAATTCTAAGTCTCGATACAGAAAATAAAACGGTGACGCTTCAACCGGGAGTAATAAGGGACGATCTTAATAGAATGCTGAAGGAATATGGTCTTTTCTTTGGTCCTAATACTTCAACTTCTAACCGATGTATGGTAGGAGGAATGGTAGGAAACAATAGTAGTGGAACGACTTCCATTAAATACGGAACAACTCGAGAAAAAACTGTCGCTTTAAAGACGATTCTTAGTGATGGCAGCGAAGCCGAATTTAAGGCTATTCCAAAAGAAGAATTTCAGGAAAAACTGAAATTTGATAATTTAGAAGGTGATATTTATAGAAATATTTCTGAAATACTTTCTTCGGAAGAAAACAAAGCAGAGATCATAAAGGAATTTCCGCCGAAAGAATTACATCGCCGAAATACAGGTTATGCGATAGATGAATTAATTTATTCTGATGCTTTTTCTGAAGATTCCAACGAACCCCTGAATATATGTCATCTTCTTGCCGGTAGTGAGGGAACATTAGCTTTTACAACAGAGCTTACCTTACAGCTAGACGATTTACAGCCACCTGAAGCAGCTATGATCGCTTCGCATTACCGCAGTATCGAAGGTTGTTTGCAGGATGTAGCTTCAACTATGGAGCATTCGCTTTTCACTTGCGAGATGATGGATAAAACCATATTAGATTGCACCAAACAGAATATTAAATACCGAGAAAATCGATTTTTTATTCAGGACGATCCTGAAGCGATTTTAATGCTCGAAGTTAGAGCAAATACCGCCGATGAACTTCAGGAGAAAACAAAAGCTTTGTTGAATACACTGGAGGAAAACGGAATTAGTTACGCCAATCCCATTCTTTATGGAGAGCAAATTAATATGGCTTCAGAATTAAGAAAAGCGGGGCTTGGTTTATTGGCAAATATCGTTGGCGATAAAAAGGCGGTGGCTTGTATTGAAGATACTGCCGTTGCCTTACCGGTGTTGGCAGATTACATCAAAGAGTTTAGCCAGATTATGAAATCTTATGAGCAAAATGCGGTGTATTATGCTCATGCTGGCGCTGGAGAACTTCATTTACGGCCAATTTTAGATTTAAAGAAAACAGAGGATGTAAAGCTTTTTAGAAAAATTACGACCGATGTTGCGAAATTGGTGAAAAAATACAATGGTTCTATGAGCGGTGAACATGGCGATGGTCGTGTGCGTGCCGAGTTTGTAGAAATGATGGTAGGATCTAAAAATTACGCACTATTAAAACAAGTAAAAGCTGCTTTTGATCCTGAAAACATCTTTAATCCCGGGAAAATTATCGACGCTCCGGCAATGGATACGTCCTTAAGATATCAACCTGATAGGAAAGAGCCGCAAATCAAAACACTGATGAATTTCGATGAAAGTAAGGGGATTTTGCGTTTAGCTGAACAGTGCAACGGTAGTGGCGATTGTAGAAAATCTGCGGAAAGTGGCGGCACCATGTGTCCTAGTTATCGCGCTACTAAAGACGAAAAAGATACCACCAGAGCGCGAGCAAATACGTTACGAGAATTTTTAACAAACTCAGATAAAGAAAATAAGTTTAGCCATAAAGAAATTAAAGAGGCTTTTGATCTTTGTATAAGTTGTAAAGGTTGTAAAAGTGAATGCCCAAGTAGTGTTGATGTTGCTGCTTTAAAAGCAGAATTTCAATATCAATATCAAAAGGAAAACGGCTTCTCTAATCGAAGCAAAGCTTTTGCAAACAATGGGAAAATGAATAAAATGGCTTCTAAAGTTTCGGGAGTGGCCAATTTTATGTTTTCCAATAGCGTTACTTCAGGAATTGCTAAGAAAGTGATGGGTGTTGCGCCACAAAGAACATTGCCTAAATTGGCCAAAATGACTTTAAAATCTTATTTTGAAAAGAATAAAGATCGGTTAAAACCTCAAAATCCAATAAAATCGGTTTACTTTTTTAATGATGAGTTTACGAATTTTTTAGATGCTGAAATTGGTTTTGATGCGTTGGAATTATTAAGTAAACTGAATTATAAAGTCATTTTTACCGATCATGAAGAGAGTGGAAGAGCGCATATTTCTAAAGGATTTTTAGAAGAAGCGAAAGAAATGGCGAATAAAAATGTTTCGATTTTCAGTAATCTGGTTTCAGAAGATCAACCGCTTTTAGGTTTGGAACCTTCAGCCATTTTGACATTTAGAGATGAATATTTGCGATTAGCTGATGATCAAGAAAAAGCAACAGCATTATCTAAAAATTGCTTTATTATTGAAGAATTTCTGAAGAAAGAAATCGCTCTGGGAAACATCAAAAAAGAGCACTTTACTTCCGAAGAAAAAAACATAAAAGTTCACGGTCACTGCCATCAAAAAGCATTATCGAATACGGCTGTAACTTTTGATGTTTTGAATTTCCCTGAAAATTATAAGGTAACGATCATTCCATCAGGTTGCTGCGGCATGGCGGGTAGTTTTGGTTACGAAAAGGAACATTATGAAGTAAGTATGGCGGTAGGAGAGCAGACTTTGTTCCCTGCGGTTAGAAAAGCTTCTGAAGAAACGATAATTTCAGCAAACGGAACAAGTTGTAGGCATCAGATCTACGACGGAACAAAGCGAAATGCACAACATCCGGTAAGTATTCTGCTGAATGCTTTAAAAGCCTAA